GGCGAAGTTCGACCTGCTGAACGAGTTGAGCGCGGAGTACGACGAGGTCGCCGTCGTCGGCATCAACCCAAACGACGCCGAGGAGTACCCCGACGACTCCTTCGAGAAGATGCGGGAGTACGTCTCCGAGGGCCGGATCGACTACGACGCCTACCTCCGCGACCGCTCCCAGGCGGTCGCCGCGGCCTACGGCGCGGAGTGTACGCCTGACCCGTTCCTGTTTGCGAACGACGACGGGACGTTCCGACTCGTCTACCAGGGTCGCCTCGACGACGCGCCGAATCCCGACGACGAGCCCTCCCGGTTCCACGTCCGCGAGGCGATCGAGAGCGTTCTGGCGGGAGAGGAGGTCGACCTCGAGTGGCAGCCCTCTCGAGGCTGTTCGATCAAGTGGGCGGACGACTGAGACGGCCTGCGCTAACGGCAGACAGCAGACCGTGCGCTCACCGCGCGGCTACTGCTGACTGCCACTTGACCGCACACCACCACCAGCTCTTATTCGTGACGGCGAGACGGTTCGGTCGATGGCTCGAGTCCGCGATTCCGGTTCCCCAATCACTGCACGCTGCGGCGGTACTGGATCGGCCACTCGAGCGGTGCGTCTTCCCCTTTCAGCGCGTCTGCCGCGTGCAGTCCGAAGTAGGGGTCCCGAAGGAACTCCCGACCGACGAGCACCAGGTCGGCCCGCTCGTTTCGCACGAGGGCGTCGGCCTGCTCGGGCTGGGTGATGCCGCCGACGGCGCCGACGGCGACGTCTACCCGCTCGCGGATCTCCTGGGCGAGGGGCACCTGGTTGTTCGGCCCCGGCCGGGCCTGCTGAGCGGGGTGGAGGCCGCCGGAACTGACGTCGGTCAGGTCCGCGCCGAGGTCGGCGAGATCCCTCGAGAGCCGCACCGACCCCTCGAGGGTCCACGACTCCGCGAAGCCGTCGACGCCCTCGAGCCAGTCGGTGCCCGAGATGCGGACGAACACCGGAAGGTCGTCGGGCCAGACCTCGCGGACGGCGGCCG
Above is a genomic segment from Natrononativus amylolyticus containing:
- a CDS encoding thioredoxin family protein; this encodes MVLRESESELEAGDPAPDFELEGTDGETYSLESFADREALLVVFTCNHCPYAEAKFDLLNELSAEYDEVAVVGINPNDAEEYPDDSFEKMREYVSEGRIDYDAYLRDRSQAVAAAYGAECTPDPFLFANDDGTFRLVYQGRLDDAPNPDDEPSRFHVREAIESVLAGEEVDLEWQPSRGCSIKWADD